A region of Arabidopsis thaliana chromosome 5, partial sequence DNA encodes the following proteins:
- the LAC17 gene encoding laccase 17 yields MQNVTRLCHTKSLVSVNGQFPGPKLIAREGDQVLIKVVNQVPNNISLHWHGIRQLRSGWADGPAYITQCPIQTGQSYVYNYTIVGQRGTLWYHAHISWLRSTVYGPLIILPKRGVPYPFAKPHKEVPMIFGEWFNADTEAIIRQATQTGGGPNVSDAYTINGLPGPLYNCSAKDTFRLRVKPGKTYLLRLINAALNDELFFSIANHTVTVVEADAIYVKPFETETILIAPGQTTNVLLKTKSSYPSASFFMTARPYVTGQGTFDNSTVAGILEYEPPKQTKGAHSRTSIKNLQLFKPILPALNDTNFATKFSNKLRSLNSKNFPANVPLNVDRKFFFTVGLGTNPCNHKNNQTCQGPTNTTMFAASISNISFTMPTKALLQSHYSGQSHGVYSPKFPWSPIVPFNYTGTPPNNTMVSNGTNLMVLPYNTSVELVMQDTSILGAESHPLHLHGFNFFVVGQGFGNFDPNKDPRNFNLVDPIERNTVGVPSGGWAAIRFLADNPGVWFMHCHLEVHTSWGLRMAWLVLDGDKPDQKLLPPPADLPKC; encoded by the exons ATGCAGAACGTAACACGTCTTTGCCACACAAAGAGCCTTGTTTCTGTAAACGGGCAGTTTCCAGGTCCTAAGCTTATTGCTAGAGAAGGTGACCAGGTTCTGATCAAAGTCGTTAATCAAGTGCCAAACAACATCTCTCTCCACTG GCATGGGATCCGGCAATTACGAAGTGGTTGGGCTGATGGTCCAGCCTATATAACCCAATGTCCTATTCAGACAGGACAAAGCTATGTTTACAACTATACCATTGTTGGTCAACGAGGCACTCTGTGGTACCATGCTCACATTTCATGGCTAAGATCAACAGTCTATGGTCCACTTATCATCCTTCCCAAACGCGGAGTTCCTTACCCGTTTGCTAAACCTCACAAAGAAGTTCCCATGATCTTTG GGGAGTGGTTCAACGCAGACACTGAGGCAATCATCCGCCAAGCAACCCAAACAGGAGGTGGTCCCAATGTCTCTGATGCTTACACGATAAACGGGCTTCCTGGTCCATTATACAACTGCTCCGCAAAAG ATACATTCAGACTGAGAGTGAAGCCAGGAAAAACATACCTTCTCAGGCTAATCAATGCTGCACTTAATGACGAGCTCTTTTTCAGCATCGCAAATCACACGGTTACGGTTGTTGAAGCTGATGCGATCTATGTTAAGCCATTTGAGACTGAAACCATCTTAATTGCTCCTGGTCAGACCACAAACGTCCTGCTGAAGACTAAATCTAGTTATCCGAGTGCCTCCTTCTTCATGACTGCTAGACCATACGTCACAGGTCAAGGAACTTTTGATAACTCTACAGTTGCTGGAATCTTAGAATATGAACCACCTAAACAGACCAAAGGTGCTCACTCAAGGACCTCTATCAAAAATCTTCAACTCTTCAAACCGATACTCCCTGCTCTAAACGATACAAATTTTGCTACCAAGTTCAGTAATAAGCTACGCAGCCTGAACAGCAAAAACTTTCCAGCAAACGTGCCTCTGAATGTTGATCGGAAGTTCTTCTTCACAGTAGGACTGGGAACAAACCCGTGCAATCATAAGAATAACCAGACATGCCAAGGTCCTACTAACACCACAATGTTTGCTGCTTCAATCAGTAACATTTCATTCACAATGCCAACAAAAGCTCTCCTTCAATCTCACTATTCTGGGCAATCTCATGGAGTGTATTCCCCAAAATTCCCATGGAGTCCCATTGTCCCTTTTAACTACACAGGCACTCCACCTAACAATACTATGGTTAGTAACGGGACAAACTTGATGGTTCTACCTTATAACACCAGTGTGGAGTTGGTGATGCAAGACACTAGCATTCTTGGCGCAGAAAGccatcctcttcatcttcatggGTTCAACTTCTTTGTTGTTGGCCAAGGGTTTGGGAATTTCGACCCGAACAAGGATCCTAGAAACTTCAACCTTGTTGACCCAATAGAGAGGAACACAGTCGGTGTGCCATCTGGTGGATGGGCTGCTATTCGATTCCTTGCAGATAACCCAG GAGTGTGGTTCATGCACTGTCACTTGGAAGTGCATACCAGTTGGGGTCTGAGGATGGCTTGGCTTGTTCTTGATGGAGATAAACCTGATCAGAaacttcttcctcctcctgcaGACTTGCCCAAATGCTGA
- the LAC17 gene encoding laccase 17 (laccase 17 (LAC17); FUNCTIONS IN: laccase activity; INVOLVED IN: oxidation reduction, lignin catabolic process; LOCATED IN: endomembrane system, apoplast; EXPRESSED IN: 14 plant structures; EXPRESSED DURING: LP.04 four leaves visible, 4 anthesis, C globular stage, petal differentiation and expansion stage, LP.12 twelve leaves visible; CONTAINS InterPro DOMAIN/s: Multicopper oxidase, type 3 (InterPro:IPR011707), Laccase (InterPro:IPR017761), Multicopper oxidase, type 2 (InterPro:IPR011706), Cupredoxin (InterPro:IPR008972), Multicopper oxidase, copper-binding site (InterPro:IPR002355), Multicopper oxidase, type 1 (InterPro:IPR001117); BEST Arabidopsis thaliana protein match is: laccase 2 (TAIR:AT2G29130.1); Has 1807 Blast hits to 1807 proteins in 277 species: Archae - 0; Bacteria - 0; Metazoa - 736; Fungi - 347; Plants - 385; Viruses - 0; Other Eukaryotes - 339 (source: NCBI BLink).), whose translation MALQLLLAVFSCVLLLPQPAFGITRHYTLEIKMQNVTRLCHTKSLVSVNGQFPGPKLIAREGDQVLIKVVNQVPNNISLHWHGIRQLRSGWADGPAYITQCPIQTGQSYVYNYTIVGQRGTLWYHAHISWLRSTVYGPLIILPKRGVPYPFAKPHKEVPMIFGEWFNADTEAIIRQATQTGGGPNVSDAYTINGLPGPLYNCSAKDTFRLRVKPGKTYLLRLINAALNDELFFSIANHTVTVVEADAIYVKPFETETILIAPGQTTNVLLKTKSSYPSASFFMTARPYVTGQGTFDNSTVAGILEYEPPKQTKGAHSRTSIKNLQLFKPILPALNDTNFATKFSNKLRSLNSKNFPANVPLNVDRKFFFTVGLGTNPCNHKNNQTCQGPTNTTMFAASISNISFTMPTKALLQSHYSGQSHGVYSPKFPWSPIVPFNYTGTPPNNTMVSNGTNLMVLPYNTSVELVMQDTSILGAESHPLHLHGFNFFVVGQGFGNFDPNKDPRNFNLVDPIERNTVGVPSGGWAAIRFLADNPGVWFMHCHLEVHTSWGLRMAWLVLDGDKPDQKLLPPPADLPKC comes from the exons ATGGCGTTACAGCTACTCCTAGCTGTATTctcttgtgttcttcttcttcctcaacctGCATTTGGGATTACAAGGCATTATACGCTGGAA ATCAAAATGCAGAACGTAACACGTCTTTGCCACACAAAGAGCCTTGTTTCTGTAAACGGGCAGTTTCCAGGTCCTAAGCTTATTGCTAGAGAAGGTGACCAGGTTCTGATCAAAGTCGTTAATCAAGTGCCAAACAACATCTCTCTCCACTG GCATGGGATCCGGCAATTACGAAGTGGTTGGGCTGATGGTCCAGCCTATATAACCCAATGTCCTATTCAGACAGGACAAAGCTATGTTTACAACTATACCATTGTTGGTCAACGAGGCACTCTGTGGTACCATGCTCACATTTCATGGCTAAGATCAACAGTCTATGGTCCACTTATCATCCTTCCCAAACGCGGAGTTCCTTACCCGTTTGCTAAACCTCACAAAGAAGTTCCCATGATCTTTG GGGAGTGGTTCAACGCAGACACTGAGGCAATCATCCGCCAAGCAACCCAAACAGGAGGTGGTCCCAATGTCTCTGATGCTTACACGATAAACGGGCTTCCTGGTCCATTATACAACTGCTCCGCAAAAG ATACATTCAGACTGAGAGTGAAGCCAGGAAAAACATACCTTCTCAGGCTAATCAATGCTGCACTTAATGACGAGCTCTTTTTCAGCATCGCAAATCACACGGTTACGGTTGTTGAAGCTGATGCGATCTATGTTAAGCCATTTGAGACTGAAACCATCTTAATTGCTCCTGGTCAGACCACAAACGTCCTGCTGAAGACTAAATCTAGTTATCCGAGTGCCTCCTTCTTCATGACTGCTAGACCATACGTCACAGGTCAAGGAACTTTTGATAACTCTACAGTTGCTGGAATCTTAGAATATGAACCACCTAAACAGACCAAAGGTGCTCACTCAAGGACCTCTATCAAAAATCTTCAACTCTTCAAACCGATACTCCCTGCTCTAAACGATACAAATTTTGCTACCAAGTTCAGTAATAAGCTACGCAGCCTGAACAGCAAAAACTTTCCAGCAAACGTGCCTCTGAATGTTGATCGGAAGTTCTTCTTCACAGTAGGACTGGGAACAAACCCGTGCAATCATAAGAATAACCAGACATGCCAAGGTCCTACTAACACCACAATGTTTGCTGCTTCAATCAGTAACATTTCATTCACAATGCCAACAAAAGCTCTCCTTCAATCTCACTATTCTGGGCAATCTCATGGAGTGTATTCCCCAAAATTCCCATGGAGTCCCATTGTCCCTTTTAACTACACAGGCACTCCACCTAACAATACTATGGTTAGTAACGGGACAAACTTGATGGTTCTACCTTATAACACCAGTGTGGAGTTGGTGATGCAAGACACTAGCATTCTTGGCGCAGAAAGccatcctcttcatcttcatggGTTCAACTTCTTTGTTGTTGGCCAAGGGTTTGGGAATTTCGACCCGAACAAGGATCCTAGAAACTTCAACCTTGTTGACCCAATAGAGAGGAACACAGTCGGTGTGCCATCTGGTGGATGGGCTGCTATTCGATTCCTTGCAGATAACCCAG GAGTGTGGTTCATGCACTGTCACTTGGAAGTGCATACCAGTTGGGGTCTGAGGATGGCTTGGCTTGTTCTTGATGGAGATAAACCTGATCAGAaacttcttcctcctcctgcaGACTTGCCCAAATGCTGA
- the LAC17 gene encoding laccase 17, translated as MALQLLLAVFSCVLLLPQPAFGITRHYTLEIKMQNVTRLCHTKSLVSVNGQFPGPKLIAREGDQVLIKVVNQVPNNISLHWHGIRQLRSGWADGPAYITQCPIQTGQSYVYNYTIVGQRGTLWYHAHISWLRSTVYGPLIILPKRGVPYPFAKPHKEVPMIFGEWFNADTEAIIRQATQTGGGPNVSDAYTINGLPGPLYNCSAKDTFRLRVKPGKTYLLRLINAALNDELFFSIANHTVTVVEADAIYVKPFETETILIAPGQTTNVLLKTKSSYPSASFFMTARPYVTGQGTFDNSTVAGILEYEPPKQTKGAHSRTSIKNLQLFKPILPALNDTNFATKFSNKLRSLNSKNFPANVPLNVDRKFFFTVGLGTNPCNHKNNQTCQGPTNTTMFAASISNISFTMPTKALLQSHYSGQSHGVYSPKFPWSPIVPFNYTGTPPNNTMVSNGTNLMVLPYNTSVELVMQDTSILGAESHPLHLHGFNFFVVGQGFGNFDPNKDPRNFNLVDPIERNTVGVPSGGWAAIRFLADNPGKRNTNKPTKALY; from the exons ATGGCGTTACAGCTACTCCTAGCTGTATTctcttgtgttcttcttcttcctcaacctGCATTTGGGATTACAAGGCATTATACGCTGGAA ATCAAAATGCAGAACGTAACACGTCTTTGCCACACAAAGAGCCTTGTTTCTGTAAACGGGCAGTTTCCAGGTCCTAAGCTTATTGCTAGAGAAGGTGACCAGGTTCTGATCAAAGTCGTTAATCAAGTGCCAAACAACATCTCTCTCCACTG GCATGGGATCCGGCAATTACGAAGTGGTTGGGCTGATGGTCCAGCCTATATAACCCAATGTCCTATTCAGACAGGACAAAGCTATGTTTACAACTATACCATTGTTGGTCAACGAGGCACTCTGTGGTACCATGCTCACATTTCATGGCTAAGATCAACAGTCTATGGTCCACTTATCATCCTTCCCAAACGCGGAGTTCCTTACCCGTTTGCTAAACCTCACAAAGAAGTTCCCATGATCTTTG GGGAGTGGTTCAACGCAGACACTGAGGCAATCATCCGCCAAGCAACCCAAACAGGAGGTGGTCCCAATGTCTCTGATGCTTACACGATAAACGGGCTTCCTGGTCCATTATACAACTGCTCCGCAAAAG ATACATTCAGACTGAGAGTGAAGCCAGGAAAAACATACCTTCTCAGGCTAATCAATGCTGCACTTAATGACGAGCTCTTTTTCAGCATCGCAAATCACACGGTTACGGTTGTTGAAGCTGATGCGATCTATGTTAAGCCATTTGAGACTGAAACCATCTTAATTGCTCCTGGTCAGACCACAAACGTCCTGCTGAAGACTAAATCTAGTTATCCGAGTGCCTCCTTCTTCATGACTGCTAGACCATACGTCACAGGTCAAGGAACTTTTGATAACTCTACAGTTGCTGGAATCTTAGAATATGAACCACCTAAACAGACCAAAGGTGCTCACTCAAGGACCTCTATCAAAAATCTTCAACTCTTCAAACCGATACTCCCTGCTCTAAACGATACAAATTTTGCTACCAAGTTCAGTAATAAGCTACGCAGCCTGAACAGCAAAAACTTTCCAGCAAACGTGCCTCTGAATGTTGATCGGAAGTTCTTCTTCACAGTAGGACTGGGAACAAACCCGTGCAATCATAAGAATAACCAGACATGCCAAGGTCCTACTAACACCACAATGTTTGCTGCTTCAATCAGTAACATTTCATTCACAATGCCAACAAAAGCTCTCCTTCAATCTCACTATTCTGGGCAATCTCATGGAGTGTATTCCCCAAAATTCCCATGGAGTCCCATTGTCCCTTTTAACTACACAGGCACTCCACCTAACAATACTATGGTTAGTAACGGGACAAACTTGATGGTTCTACCTTATAACACCAGTGTGGAGTTGGTGATGCAAGACACTAGCATTCTTGGCGCAGAAAGccatcctcttcatcttcatggGTTCAACTTCTTTGTTGTTGGCCAAGGGTTTGGGAATTTCGACCCGAACAAGGATCCTAGAAACTTCAACCTTGTTGACCCAATAGAGAGGAACACAGTCGGTGTGCCATCTGGTGGATGGGCTGCTATTCGATTCCTTGCAGATAACCCAGGTAAGAGAAACACTAATAAACCAACGAAAGCTTTATATTAG